CGGCCGCCATCTCCTGTTGTCGTTCATCAGCAATCCCCCATCGAGTAGCCCAACCCGGGGCGCGATCGGATAACCGTCCCCCGAGACACCTTGTATGGCTTGAGCGCCCGCCGGATCCCGGCCACATGCGAATCGATCGTCTTGGGCTCGATCACCACATTGCCATGCTCTTCGGGGTGGATCGCATCGATGAGCATGTCCCGCTCGAACACCCGCGTGGGATAGGCAAAAAGCTTGGCCAGCAGGAGATATTGCGTCGTTGTCAGGTCGAGGCTCTGGCCCGCCCAGGCAAACTCCTTGGCCTGCATGTCATGGGCGAGTTGGCCGATGACTTTTCGGCCCGAGCCGTCGCTGGGCTGGCGCGCGGCCGAGACACGCAGGCAGGACCGCAGCCGGGCGCGGAAGAGCCGCAGCGAATAATCTTCCTTGGAGACGTAATCGTGAGCGCCGAGATCCAGTCCCCGCACCTGGTCGTCTTCGCTGCCAAGGTCCGAGAGGAAGAGGACCGGCACGCGCGAGTCTCTGCGAATGCGCCGCAGGCACTCGAACCCGTCGATCCCGGGCGGCATATTGATGTCGAGAACGACGCAATCGGGACCGAAAGACGCGAGCCGCGCCAATCCCAGCTCGCCGTTTTCGGCCTCGGCTGTCGTCACACCATCGTAGCGTAGTGCCGCGACCAGCGACTCGCGAAAGCCTTGATTGTCGTCGACGACAAGGACCTTCTTGCCGACCAGAATATCGGTGGCGCCGTGGCCTCCATGATCGTCTCCAGCGCCATCACCAACGCCGTCGCCGCGGCTGACTTCGCCACCAACCCCGCTGCTGCCTCCACTGCTGCTGCCCCCACTGCGCTCGCCCCGCATGCCCGCTGCCTCCACGTATCCGCCTCCCCACGCCCGGCACCCGGGACCGTTGGCCGCAGGCCCGTCCTCGACCGGGCCGCGCACGCTATCAGAGTCCCCGTCCGCCCCCAACAATTTCGCCGACAAAAATCTCATTCCGCACCTCTTTTTGACGACTCTAACCGGTCGAAGTGGAGATCCGGTGGAGACGGGGCCGGGCAATCGGGCGGTGGCCACGGGGAAAACAAAAGTCGAGGTGCCGCTCGCGGTTGCAGAGAGAACTGCAATGAAGGCGGCTGACACAGGCGCAGACAACTAATTCAGCTCAGCCGAACCACAGAGAAACCCAACACAGAAACGCCACGTCCGGCCCGCTTGCGTAGCGGGCCGGACGTGGCATCCGGGCATCCAGTTCAGGTCCGTGGGGCACCTCGACCACAAAGCAAAACGCAGGCGGGAAAACGTTTCTACTGGCAGCCGTAGGCCGGCGATCAGATCGTGTCAGGGGTCACAACCCCAGCTCCTGAAAGTGGTCGTAGAGCGAGACGTTCTCGAGAAGCGTCTCCAGCATCTCGGCAATGAATTCATCGGCGCCGATGGTGAGCAGATATCGACCCTCGCTCTCTGCTGTAATACCGCCTGTGGCGGCGGCCCTGTCGGCGGCATTCTCGGCGGCTTCTCTCTCTGCCTCCGAGACCGTTCCGTCACCGTCGGTATCGCGAGGGTCGCAGTTCGGCGCACAGGCCTCGAACCGATCCGACTGTCCGTTGTCATTGACATCGCGCTCGGCCCAGCCCATCGCCCAAAAACTCGAAGGCTCGTGAGTATCGGTAATAAAATCGACATAGGCGCCGAAGCCGAATGGTCCTTCGGCATGCTCGGCTGCCATCGCGAAGATCTCGGCGATCTGCCCCGTGATCCAGTCCAGAGTCATCATATCCATGGTTTCGAAATCCATCTCGGGCACATGAACATTCTGGGCGCGCAGGACATCGCGCATCTGGAGAATCTCCATCTGCCGGGCGTTGTCGATAATGGCACGCATGCTTTCGCTCAGGCCGAGCGGATCGTCAGCACCCTCGGCCCGAAGGTCCCCTGAACAGACGACCACTAACGGGGCCTCGCCGGAAACCCAGGGACCGGATGCGGCCGGGCCGAACCCGCCGCTGGCCAGACGACCGAAGCCCTTGCATCCGGTTAGATCCTCGACTGCGGCCAAGTTCAGAGAAAAATTCGCGACATCGGGCGCCTTTGGCGACATCGCGCCCCGAGGGTCCACTGCGGCCGAACTCGATCCCGCCACAGCCCCGATCAACATGGCGCCCATCAGTCCGGCGCTCGACCATTTTTTCAAGATTCTCGTATTCATCGTTTTTTCCCCGCGCTATGGGCCGCCAGAAGGTTTCCGTGGCCTGTTATTGATGGAGGAAGTGAACTGCAGACTTCGCGCCAACAGCTTGAGGCTCGAATTTACTCGGCTTTTCCTCCTCTCTCGCGAAATCAAACCCACCTCGGTAACCGAGCGTTACGCTTGCCGGGAATGACGCGTTACCGAACCGCTGCCCGAACAGGCGCCCGCGCCAGCGCCCTGATTCGCTTTTAGTTGCGGGCATTTTGACGATGACGAAGCAATTCCCGGGTGCGACGGCCCGCCCATCACAGATGCGCCTCACGACAACGACATCCCTTGCGAGATCCGCTAGACAGGCACTTATGGGGAAGCCCGAG
This sequence is a window from Candidatus Binatia bacterium. Protein-coding genes within it:
- a CDS encoding response regulator transcription factor, whose translation is MRFLSAKLLGADGDSDSVRGPVEDGPAANGPGCRAWGGGYVEAAGMRGERSGGSSSGGSSGVGGEVSRGDGVGDGAGDDHGGHGATDILVGKKVLVVDDNQGFRESLVAALRYDGVTTAEAENGELGLARLASFGPDCVVLDINMPPGIDGFECLRRIRRDSRVPVLFLSDLGSEDDQVRGLDLGAHDYVSKEDYSLRLFRARLRSCLRVSAARQPSDGSGRKVIGQLAHDMQAKEFAWAGQSLDLTTTQYLLLAKLFAYPTRVFERDMLIDAIHPEEHGNVVIEPKTIDSHVAGIRRALKPYKVSRGTVIRSRPGLGYSMGDC